The genomic window CCCTTGTCTGGACGTAGCAGATGGAAAGGTTGTTAAGGGATTGAGATTTCGTGATCATGAAGTGGTCGGAGAGATCGAGGACTTAGCTGCTTTCTATTCTGATGAGGGCGCAGATGAATTGGTTTTTTATGATATCACAGCGAGCGCAGACGGAAGAGATATCTCTCAAGGATGGGTGGAGCGAATCGCTCGAAGAATTAATATTCCATTTTGCGTGGCTGGAGGCATTAGCTCCGTTGATGCTGCAAAAAGAGTTCTGTTCTCAGGTGCAGACAAAGTGTCGGTTAACACGCCCGCCCTGCTTCGCCCGCAATTGATTACCGAATTGGCTGAACAATTTGGTCGGCAATGCGTTGTCGTTGGCATCGACAGCATGAAAGTTCAGGATGAATATTTGGTTCGCTCTCACACGGGTCGAACTTCGACGCAACAGAGTACCAATTGGAAGACTCTGGATTGGATTGTCGAAGTGCAAAGGCTTGGTGCGGGTGAAATTGTCCTGAATTGCATGGATCAAGATGGAGTGCGCACGGGATATGATTTAGAGCAGTTACTGATTGCACGTGCCTTGTGTGATGTGCCCTTGGTGGCTTCGGGCGGAGCGGGCACGCTGGCTCACTTTGAGGAGGTTTTTCGACTCACTCAAGTTGATGGGGCCCTCGCGGCAAGTGTCTTTCACAAAAAGTTGTTTTCGATCGGCGAAGTGAAAAAGTACTGCAGAGAGCGCGGAATTAGAATTCGCCAATAATGCCAGTAAAATAGGAGTGCGAGATGAATAAGCTTGAAGATAAGTGCTTGCCAATATCAAATAAGATCCAGGAACCACCAAAAATTTCTGACTTGGATTGGAAAAAGGGCGGAGGTTTGATTCCAGCGATTGTTCAAGATTATTTCTCTGGCCGAGTATTGATGTTGGGTTATGTAAATCAAGAATCAATGGAGAGAACCTTAGCCACTAGCAGGGTTACTTTTTTTAGTCGTAGTCGCAACACGATTTGGGAAAAGGGCGAAACTTCCGGTAACACGCTCCAGTTGGTCCGCTGGGCAATTGACTGTGACAGCGACACGATTTTGATTTTGGCTAAACCCGATGGGCCGACTTGCCATACAGGTCAGGTGAGTTGCTTTGGCAATGGTGCTTCAGGTGCTTGGGGATTTCTTGAGGAACTAGAGGCTCATTTAGAAATTCGTCGACAGGATTCGACAGGTCAGTCCTATACGGCCAAACTGCTTGAATCGGGGATTCGCCGTGTTGCCCAAAAAGTGGGAGAAGAGGGGATCGAGACAGTTATTGCTGCAGTGTCGGGAGACAAGGGAGACTTGGCCAACGAAACCGCGGACTTAATTTATCATTTGTTGGTGTTGCTTTTGGCTCGCGGGATGAGTTGGAAGGATGTGCTGGAAGTCTTAGCTCAAAGAAAAAAGTAGCATGAACAAATGGGCTGCCTTTGAATACCAAAGTTTACCAACGTATTAAACTCTGCTGGTATGTCTTTACAGAAAGGGAGCCAAACAGGGATAGCCACCTTCATGGACTTCGAATTCAAGCGCCCCATTAGCTCCCAGAACTCTGTTAGATAAAACAGAGAACGTCCTCCCGTGTACTTGGCTCGACGGCCTGGTTTTTTAAGTCTGGGTTGAATTTTCCCACGACAGATCCTGATAGCATATTTTCTCGTGGAACCACACACAGGACAAAACTCGTCCAATATCTTACCTTTATCTTTTTTGGTGCCATTTTGTTAGCGCAGGCGGATCTGGTTGAGATACGGTCGTCGGTGCTCGATGGTCATGACTGAGTCTCCTTCAGGGCATTAGTTTTATTGCGTAAAACCTATTACTCAGAGGGTGCTCATTTGTGATTCAGCGAGCTTTTCCTTTTTGGGTGTTCACAAACCATCTTCCTGGATGACTCACATTTATCGCACCAAAAATACTCTCCTTCGCACAAATTTGGCCATGTCTTCGGTTACATTCAATTTGAGGAAATGCGCCAGAAAGTTTAAAAATCGGAGATGTCCTCGGGTCTCCGAATTATAGAAGGTGACTCATTTTGTTAATACCTAAGTCGAGCCTTGTCGCTGAAATAAAAAAGTCCATCAAACAAGACCTTTCGCATAAGCTTTAATTTGCAGAAAAAAACTCGCGGAGGTACAGGGATGGACTTCTCTCATCTCATCACGAC from Bdellovibrionales bacterium includes these protein-coding regions:
- the hisF gene encoding imidazole glycerol phosphate synthase subunit HisF, with amino-acid sequence MLARRVIPCLDVADGKVVKGLRFRDHEVVGEIEDLAAFYSDEGADELVFYDITASADGRDISQGWVERIARRINIPFCVAGGISSVDAAKRVLFSGADKVSVNTPALLRPQLITELAEQFGRQCVVVGIDSMKVQDEYLVRSHTGRTSTQQSTNWKTLDWIVEVQRLGAGEIVLNCMDQDGVRTGYDLEQLLIARALCDVPLVASGGAGTLAHFEEVFRLTQVDGALAASVFHKKLFSIGEVKKYCRERGIRIRQ
- a CDS encoding bifunctional phosphoribosyl-AMP cyclohydrolase/phosphoribosyl-ATP diphosphatase HisIE, with product MNKLEDKCLPISNKIQEPPKISDLDWKKGGGLIPAIVQDYFSGRVLMLGYVNQESMERTLATSRVTFFSRSRNTIWEKGETSGNTLQLVRWAIDCDSDTILILAKPDGPTCHTGQVSCFGNGASGAWGFLEELEAHLEIRRQDSTGQSYTAKLLESGIRRVAQKVGEEGIETVIAAVSGDKGDLANETADLIYHLLVLLLARGMSWKDVLEVLAQRKK